TAGCAACCTAGCTctttcctatattgttgatattcccatctggagtttccagtgtttgattttGAGTGTGTTTCTAATACTAAACACTCCTTTGAAAAACTTTACTCTGCAAATTAGACCCAAGGGAGTCACTAATAATTACTAAACCTATTTTTATATTAGcattgaaaaattaattattaaatgcatTGTGCAGTGCCAATCCAATCCTGTTTATAAGTGTATTATAGCGCTGTAAACGTGAATTTAATTTTTCTATTATCTCAGAATGTGTTTAACTCTTTCATTTTCTTTCAGTAAATTAATCAGTTTCTGAATTCatacatttttcttttcaataagctCGCGCCCCCCATTTCGTGTGGTCATGGccctcaggagggggggggggggggggcgcacagttCGATAATTGTTGTACTGTACTTAGCCTACCCAATGCCTATTTTTATAAAGAGAGAGATTGTCTTTCTTGttactacattttatattttatactgaCTTACCTACAGCCTCTTCAAAACTGAATACTTGAAATGACATACCTTGGTTGTTTTGTAACAACAGTAGAACATGCATTACATATCAAAGGGTGAGAGCAAAAATTTGCTGTATGGAAATATGGCTAGAAATGATTTCTTGTATGTagagaaaaaagtttaaaaaatgaataGAGTGAAAAAATAACAATTTAGACTTTTCAGAGTGGGTTATTCAGTTATTTCGATTGGCCATTAAATAAGATTGGTTCTGACCAAACAGCTTTCAAGCAACCATTGAAATAATGATGCGTTGTGGCAAATATTTGTTCCAGCCTCATACACACCAACAAACTGTCAACAATTCCAAATGTACACAGATCTAATGTTGAGAAAATATGACAGCAGTTTACATATGCAACACTCCAGGCATAAGCCACATACATGAAACAAACTAATATGAGCAAAACTCTGTTTATAATTTACATTAGAAGAAAGACATGTTGGCAAACAGGTTCAAGCCTAAGCTGAACCGATACAGAGTATAATGACATACCACTGCAGATGATTATAACTACCTCCCCACCAACACACTACATAAAAAATAGTAGGTAAAGAACATGTGGCAGTCAATTCACTTAACTAGAAATTGCAAAACAATATACGCAAAAATAAATACCCTTCTTTTGATAACAATTTTATATAATTTAATTCCTAGGGCGTGAATGCATGTACCAGATTTACTTTAAAACATTTGTGACAGCCAGTGAAAAATCAAATCTATTATCACTGTAATGGTTTACAGACCATCCTACTTCAACATTTCAAATTGTTTCTCTACAAAGATAATTTTCATGTGGTTTTTGCACCTGTGTTACAGCAATTATGAAAACTACGCTAAATTACAGCCATTACTTCATATATGGAAACATTTACATGCACTTTTCCCCAATGATTCATGTAAGAATTGAAAATGCATACCATCAAGTAAACTCTGGCAACACTTTATCATACAAATGTAGGGGTAAATTAGGCCAAACACAATATAATAGAAACTCAAAATGAATTTAATGACTTATTTCAAATTTACAGTCTTGTTTTAAATAATGGAGCACTTATTTACAACATATTATACTACAAGGATTTACCAGATATGCAAATGAAGGGAAAAGATCAATTAACTTCATTATCAATGCAAGAATAATCATGATGTCAAATGTTCATAGGCCTACATGAAACAATATCAGTTTGCTATTGTCAGAGTCTTCAATATTTCACTGTCAGCAGCGATATCTTTTGGGAGTTTCCCATCAAGATCAGCAATATTGGGATCTCCACCATGTTGAACTAAAAATTTAGTAACATTAACATGTCCACAGGCTGCAGCATAATGCAAAGCAGTTTGGCCATCAGCATCTTTTAAATTCACATCAGCTTTCAGTTTCTCAACTAGACAGTCTACCATTTCCATATTTCCTCTGTCAGCAGCCCAATGGAGTAATGCCATCCCACCTTCATCTTGTTTATTAATCATTTCAAGTGAACTGAAGCTCCTAGAGGCATCAATGACCTTCTGAACATTACCTTCTTTCACCCAGTCAAATACTGTTTTCTCTGTGTCTGGTAAGTACTCATCAGTATTTGTCATGCAGCTTACTGCCACCCATCCTGCACCACTGCCAGCAGGTCTTTCTGTAAATCGTTCCTCCCAAACGGGATCCACTTCAGAtattattttaacatattttatcaTAGCAGTCTCACGATCCATATCCTTTAGGCGTCTCCatgattcccatttctgtttagctGTTAAGTCATACCAACTGGGCTTTGATGTTTGGCAAGGCCCTTCGGTAGCTTGTTTATAGTAACCATACAGTTCCAGAAGTTCATTACTGTCAAATTCCCCACAAATCTCTTTAGCATACTTTGCTGCTTTTGTAAATTTTTCTACAAGCTCATCAGTATCATCCATACTGTTACAAATACTACAAAAACTGGTAACTGACTACAAATGACTATAATCACCAAGTATTATTGTTGTCAGTGTGATGCAACTTGAACTGTTATTTGATTTCCTTCTAAAACATGAGTCTGTTTATTGGTGACCTTGTTAAAACCTGATTTATTACCAAGCACAACAAAACCATAGCCTCTTGATAAGCCAGTGTTTTTGTCAAAAACAACGACTGCTGAGGCAACAGGACCAAACTCAGAAAAATACATCCTCAGTTCACGATGTCCAATAGTCCAAGGAAGGTTTCCAACAAATATTTTATATGCAGCTCGTGCTGCCATTATTAACTGCCTATTATATAAATCAAGCTCTTGTTATTTCTAAGAGATGGATAGTGTGATCTTGCATTAATTCACTAGTGTCTATTCCTGATTCTGTGCCCAAGTTGTTTAAGGGGATATGTTCACACTGCAGTCTCCACTTGTGCAATAAATGTTCTATGCACCAGTCGGCACTGCGTTCCTGATAAGTGCATAAAAATTTTGCGTGTGGATTCTTTTCCAATAAGAACGCAACGCTTACGATAATGTCTTCAAACACACCTGGTTCATAGAAACAATCTGATCCCAAAATGAGATCTACCTGACCAAGGCTAAAT
This genomic stretch from Schistocerca cancellata isolate TAMUIC-IGC-003103 chromosome 2, iqSchCanc2.1, whole genome shotgun sequence harbors:
- the LOC126161300 gene encoding acyl-CoA-binding domain-containing protein 6-like, which produces MDDTDELVEKFTKAAKYAKEICGEFDSNELLELYGYYKQATEGPCQTSKPSWYDLTAKQKWESWRRLKDMDRETAMIKYVKIISEVDPVWEERFTERPAGSGAGWVAVSCMTNTDEYLPDTEKTVFDWVKEGNVQKVIDASRSFSSLEMINKQDEGGMALLHWAADRGNMEMVDCLVEKLKADVNLKDADGQTALHYAAACGHVNVTKFLVQHGGDPNIADLDGKLPKDIAADSEILKTLTIAN